ttagtttcttaacttccgatAAGAACTCATTCTAAGAATCCcgagttaatcatgctctaatgtCGTGGTGGGTAGGAGCCCTTTGGATTTCGCAgatataaagaaaatgaaataaaatttggCTCTCAAAATTTGGTTTGCCTCCGAAAATTTCACCGAAAATCAAGTTTGCCTCCAAAACATGTAAGAAGCAAATTTCACCAAATTATGAAACACACAATGGTTTAGTTTGATTTCGACAAGGTTTTACGATTGTGTAAAATGTAATTTGTTATTGGAATGTATTTGTTAGTTTAAACGATAGAGAAACCTTGAAAACAAAACTATTGAAACAATACATAATGTTGTGAACATATAAACACACCACAATACAAGTAAACCAAATtataccctataccctaaaacTATGCACTAAATCTAAACCCTTCAACGACATAGTTGAGAGACAACATGTTATAATTTGTGAACACATTGATTATTTTGTTATTGTGtgattttttatcttttgtatATAAAACCCTTTAAACtagcctaaaccctaaaactattCAGTAAAACTAATCCCTAAAATAACAGACGAACCCCTAAATATGccctaaaccataaaaaaaaattcggaaAAAATACTTATGAGATTACTTAATTACTTTATCAAATTGGGCTTTTTAGCTGGGTCttgttttgaatttgaaaaggAAAATATGCATAACATAAGATATGGTTCGATTAAGTCATAGATCCGAAGCATACGAATACCCAAAGCATACATAAAAACAGAGTCATAAAAAAGACAGAGTCATGTTTTGAAACAAAGGCATATCATAACAAAGGACAACATAAAATGCGAACACATAACTCAGTTGCTTCCTTCTTGGGGGTTACGCCTGCAACCAAAGCCAACAAAATTAGCTAAGTTAGACATATTTTTTCCCTCATATGTAACAGGACAGAGAAGTCAGCAATAAATCAAATCTCACCATTACAACTTTATCCTCTGGCCAGGCAAGACAGCTTCCAAGTGCATCTTCCATATACTCGATCTCAGATGTTGTCCTCCACACAGCAGCATCTTTAACCTTCACAACATCAACAAAGATTCGACATCCACCAGGGCCCAAAGGTTCAAAGTGGACAAGATGTTCTGGATTATTCGATGACCAACGACCTTCAGCTACAATCACCTTATTTTCTGAGAGATCAAGGAGCTTAACTTTTTGATTTGGCTTGAATTTGTTACGCTGCAAGCAAGATAAGCAAAAACCAGGACCAAAATTCAAGTATCAAACGAGAAGCAACATACTAGTTAAACAAATTAGATTACCTCTGATCTGCGAAGAGGAGATGTTGGAGTTACTGGAGACTTCTTTTTCTGAGTACCTGCTGGTTTATTTGTAAGAGCTGGGGGAGTTGACGGAGACTCCTCATTCATAGACTTAGCTTTAGAACTCGCTGCCGGTTGCTTCGCCGAAGATGCTGCACTTAATGGAGACTTTTGAGTCTTTGAAGTTGAACTTACTGATTGTTGTAGATGAGGAGAATTTTGTGTATTTGACTCAAATACAACGCTATTTGCAGGCCATGCTACAAAGCATTTCAGATAATCCTCCATAGCTGTCTTGCTAACTGTAGGCCTCCATATATATGCCTTTGGATTTACAACCTTATCCAAGTCAAACCTCATCTGTAGGCAGGAAAGGTAGACACATTCAATTACAAGTGAACTTTATAGTGAAAGTAAAAGTAGATTCAACTTACCTCAATAGATTTCCACAGCACAGTTCAGATATCTTCACCAACTTTTTTCCAGTTTTCAATAATCACAG
This genomic stretch from Brassica napus cultivar Da-Ae chromosome C9, Da-Ae, whole genome shotgun sequence harbors:
- the LOC106417195 gene encoding uncharacterized protein LOC106417195 — protein: MRFDLDKVVNPKAYIWRPTVSKTAMEDYLKCFVAWPANSVVFESNTQNSPHLQQSVSSTSKTQKSPLSAASSAKQPAASSKAKSMNEESPSTPPALTNKPAGTQKKKSPVTPTSPLRRSERNKFKPNQKVKLLDLSENKVIVAEGRWSSNNPEHLVHFEPLGPGGCRIFVDVVKVKDAAVWRTTSEIEYMEDALGSCLAWPEDKVVMA